Genomic segment of Anaerobacillus alkaliphilus:
GATAATTTAATAATTCCTCATTGTTTAATGGGGTAGAGGCGCAAAACGAATGAGTAAACTGTGGAGCTTGGGAAGTGTTGAAGCAGTTAGAAAGGTCAATTTGCCGAAGTGAGAATGTGTTCCCCCATATTCTTGCTGGGTCGTTGTTGAATAAATAACGAACTGTCACTGTGTAGCAGTGGAGGACTACTTTTAATTTTGAGGTTACGTATATGCTTATATAAGGCGGAAAATGTAACTTACATTTCCGCCTTTTTGTATGTATAAGATATGCTAACTTGGAAATAAAGAAATCGAATTTTGAATTTAAGGTTCAATTATATTTTAAATTCAACATTCACATATGAGAGGAGTTTAGTGAATGTACAAACATGGCACGAGTAGAAGTAATGACTTAGGACATTTAGAAATAGGTGGAGTTGATACTGTTCAATTAAGAGAACAGTTTGGTACCCCATTATATGTCTATGATGTAGCTTTAATTAGGGAAAGAGCAAACAGCTTTTTACAGGCTTTTAAAAAACGTGGAATTAAAGCGCAAGTTGCATATGCAAGTAAAGCTTTTAGTTGTGTGGCAATGGTTCAGTTAGCTAAGGAACTAGATCTAAGTTTAGATGTCGTTTCTGGTGGCGAGTTACACACAGCTTTAGTAGCAGGATTTCCAGTAGAAAAAATTCATTTTCACGGCAATAATAAGAGTGTTTTTGAAATTGAAATGGCCGTTGAAGCAGGGATTGGTTGCTTTGTCGTTGATAATTTTTATGAGATTGAACTCTTACGAGAAGCCGCCAAAAAGTATCAAAAAACAGTTTCCGTATTACTGAGAATTACTCCAGGTGTTGAGGCACATACTCATGACTATATTTCAACAGGGCAAGAAGACTCTAAATTTGGTTTCGACTTAATTAGTGGGCAAGCTGAAGAAGCAATTGTCAGGGTTAGTGATGATGACGCGTTTGAAATGCTTGGTTTACATTGTCATATCGGATCTCAAATCTTTGAAACAACGGGTTTTACGATGGCAGTCGAAAAGATATTTTCTTACTTAGCTGAATGGAAAACTAAGTTGAACTACGTTCCAAAGGTAGTAAACTTAGGTGGGGGTTTTGGTATTCGTTATATAGAAGGTGATACACCACTTCCGGTTTCACAATATATCGATGCAACAATTGATGCAGTAGAAGAACAATCAGCTAAGTTAGGTATTGATATTCCCGAAATTTGGATTGAACCGGGCCGTTCCCTCGTTGGTGATGCTGGCACGACACTATATACAATTGGCTCAGAAAAAGAAATACCTGAAGTACGGCACTACTTATCAGTTGATGGTGGGATGACAGATAACCTTCGACCAGCGCTTTATCAAGCTAAGTACGAGGCGATGATTGCTAATCGTAGTAACGAAAGCAGCCAAGAAACATACTCAATTGCAGGAAAGTGTTGTGAAAGTGGGGATATGTTAATTTGGGATATCGCTTTACCGTTTGCGAAACATGGTGATTTGTTGGCAGTTTCTTGTACTGGTGCGTACGGATATTCAATGTCAAATAACTATAATCGGATACCGAGACCGGCAGTTGTTTTCGTAGAGAACGGTGATCCTACTCTAGTTGTAAAAAGAGAGACATATAAAGATATTGTCCAATTGGACCTACAGCTAAGTGGTAAAGGTTTGTCGAAATAGTATTTTTAGTTGAGGATAACATAAGTTAGTTGTGTTATCCTTTTATTATGTTCTCTTGTAGTTATATCAATATAATAAGAGGGGTAATAATTGGCTATTACTCTATTAATCTCCTAATGAAACTGTTCCCTTCATTTCGTTATGATAGATAAGAACAACGAGATGGAGGTACAGCATGAAAAAACTATTTACTTGTATTATGGCATTTCTAATGATTCCTATGGGTTCTGCATTAGCTAGTTCAACTACTACTGTTCAAGATTCAGTTATCCAAACTGGGATGAAATACCTTGGGGCACCTTATCAGTTTGGAGCAGCGGTTGGGGATACGACACGATTTGATTGTTCATCGTTTTCTGCACAAATTTTCGCTGAAAACGGAATAATCCTACCAAGAGTAAGTCGTGACCAAGCTAGAGTGGGTGTGGCAGTGAGTCGTACACAGTTACAAAAAGGCGATCTAGTATTCTACGATACAAATTTTGATGGTCAAATAAATCATCTAGGTGTATACATACAACCAGGACAAATGATCCATGCATCATCTAGTATTGGTGTTTCAATAACTGATCCGTTTTCTTCTTATTGGAATTCGCGTTTTGTAACTGCTAGAAGAGTGATTCCAGAACAACAGGTTACTATCGCTAGGCAAGCCCAAGATGGCGTGTATACTGTACGATCAGGAGATAGCCTCTCAGTAATTGCGAGAGATTTTGGGGTTACTGTAACACAAATTAGACAATGGAATAACCTAACAAGCGATGTTATTCAGATTGGTCAAAGACTATTTGTGACAGAAAGAACAGTTGTAACAACTCAAGTACAGCCGACTAATACCACTATTCATACTGTTCGTAGTGGAGATACACTTTGGTCAATTAGCCGACAATATGACGTAACTATTGATCAACTAATGACCTGGAATACTCTCTCGAATTCCGTTATTCATATTGGGCAATCCTTGCTAGTTTCGCAACCTCAGAATACTCAAACATATGTCGTTAAATCAGGTGACTCTCTTTGGAGAATCGCCACAAATCATAATGTTACTGTGGATCGTTTAATGGCGTTAAACAACTTGCAGTCAAGTGTCATTCATGTAGGGCAAGTATTACGAGTATCCTAAGAAGTCCCATTGAAGAGATGTTCCTTTCAAAAAAAGGAGCATCTTTTTTAGGTGTTCTGTTCAAACAACAGTCTCATTTGTAATTTAATCAATAAGTGTAGTAAAATAAATTGGATTAAACGTTACTTTTTACATAGAGTAGCTTAATTATTATTTTTTAAAGGAGGATACATATATGAAAAAGGGTAGTATTGCTTTTGAAAATGGAGAGAAGATTGTCATTGAGTTTTTTCCAGAAGAAGCACCTGGGACAGTAGAAAATTTTGAAAAGTTAGCAAATGAGGGCTTTTATAACGGCCTAACATTCCATCGTGTTATTCCTGGTTTTGTTGCTCAAGGTGGTTGTCCAACAGGAAATGGAACTGGTGGCCCAGGTTATACAATCAAATGTGAAACAGAAGGAAATCCTCATAAACATGGACGTGGATATCTTTCAATGGCACATGCTGGTCGCAACACTGGTGGAAGTCAATTCTTCATTTTGTTTGAAGCACAACCACACTTAGATGGTGTACATACTGTGTTTGGTCGAGTAATCGAAGGCATGGATGTTGTTGACCGTATTCGTCCTAACGATGTTATGAGCGAAGTTAAAGTTTGGGAA
This window contains:
- the lysA gene encoding diaminopimelate decarboxylase — its product is MYKHGTSRSNDLGHLEIGGVDTVQLREQFGTPLYVYDVALIRERANSFLQAFKKRGIKAQVAYASKAFSCVAMVQLAKELDLSLDVVSGGELHTALVAGFPVEKIHFHGNNKSVFEIEMAVEAGIGCFVVDNFYEIELLREAAKKYQKTVSVLLRITPGVEAHTHDYISTGQEDSKFGFDLISGQAEEAIVRVSDDDAFEMLGLHCHIGSQIFETTGFTMAVEKIFSYLAEWKTKLNYVPKVVNLGGGFGIRYIEGDTPLPVSQYIDATIDAVEEQSAKLGIDIPEIWIEPGRSLVGDAGTTLYTIGSEKEIPEVRHYLSVDGGMTDNLRPALYQAKYEAMIANRSNESSQETYSIAGKCCESGDMLIWDIALPFAKHGDLLAVSCTGAYGYSMSNNYNRIPRPAVVFVENGDPTLVVKRETYKDIVQLDLQLSGKGLSK
- a CDS encoding LysM peptidoglycan-binding domain-containing protein; amino-acid sequence: MKKLFTCIMAFLMIPMGSALASSTTTVQDSVIQTGMKYLGAPYQFGAAVGDTTRFDCSSFSAQIFAENGIILPRVSRDQARVGVAVSRTQLQKGDLVFYDTNFDGQINHLGVYIQPGQMIHASSSIGVSITDPFSSYWNSRFVTARRVIPEQQVTIARQAQDGVYTVRSGDSLSVIARDFGVTVTQIRQWNNLTSDVIQIGQRLFVTERTVVTTQVQPTNTTIHTVRSGDTLWSISRQYDVTIDQLMTWNTLSNSVIHIGQSLLVSQPQNTQTYVVKSGDSLWRIATNHNVTVDRLMALNNLQSSVIHVGQVLRVS
- a CDS encoding peptidylprolyl isomerase, yielding MKKGSIAFENGEKIVIEFFPEEAPGTVENFEKLANEGFYNGLTFHRVIPGFVAQGGCPTGNGTGGPGYTIKCETEGNPHKHGRGYLSMAHAGRNTGGSQFFILFEAQPHLDGVHTVFGRVIEGMDVVDRIRPNDVMSEVKVWEE